Proteins from a single region of Companilactobacillus farciminis KCTC 3681 = DSM 20184:
- a CDS encoding phosphatidate cytidylyltransferase → MKQRVITAVIALAIFIPILLAGGIWLEVAAAALAAVGVFEVYIMRKRIIVSVDFLVTILGTLALVVPNGFYSGWLPKSFSRLDLFYVFAVILLVITVLTKNKFNFEDAGVSVVSMLYIGTGFHYLAAVRNSQPGLGLLMYALIVVWSTDIFAYTFGRKIGKHKLWPAISPNKTWEGTIAGIIMALVLSGVYMIFVPQEYSITSMLMIAFVLSIMGQMGDLIESAYKRFYKVKDSGNILPGHGGILDRFDSMLIVLPLLHIFGLV, encoded by the coding sequence ATGAAACAACGTGTAATTACTGCCGTTATTGCTTTGGCAATTTTTATTCCCATATTGCTTGCAGGTGGAATTTGGCTAGAAGTTGCAGCAGCAGCACTAGCAGCAGTTGGTGTATTTGAAGTTTATATCATGCGCAAGAGAATTATCGTTTCAGTCGACTTTTTAGTGACAATTTTAGGAACGTTAGCTTTAGTAGTACCAAACGGTTTTTATAGCGGTTGGTTGCCTAAGAGTTTCTCACGTCTTGATTTATTTTATGTCTTCGCAGTTATTTTGTTAGTCATTACTGTTTTGACTAAGAACAAATTTAATTTTGAAGATGCAGGTGTTTCAGTAGTTTCAATGCTTTATATCGGAACAGGATTCCACTATTTAGCAGCTGTCAGAAATTCACAGCCAGGACTAGGTTTGTTGATGTATGCTTTGATCGTTGTTTGGTCAACTGATATTTTTGCCTATACGTTTGGTAGAAAAATTGGTAAGCATAAATTATGGCCTGCTATCAGTCCTAATAAGACATGGGAAGGAACAATTGCTGGTATTATTATGGCATTAGTTCTTTCTGGAGTTTATATGATTTTTGTCCCACAAGAATATTCCATCACTTCAATGTTGATGATTGCTTTTGTCTTGTCTATTATGGGACAAATGGGCGATTTGATTGAATCTGCCTACAAGAGATTTTACAAAGTTAAGGATTCAGGAAATATTTTGCCAGGTCATGGTGGAATCTTGGATCGTTTTGATAGTATGTTGATCGTACTACCATTGCTACACATTTTTGGTTTAGTCTAA
- a CDS encoding GIY-YIG nuclease family protein, with product MESKYYVYMLLCSDQTFYTGTSNNVEKRVKTHNAGKGAKYTKVRRPVQLMYTEELANKSAALKREIVIKKLTRQQKEQLLKSHGINWHDYLIK from the coding sequence ATGGAAAGTAAATACTATGTATACATGTTGTTATGCAGCGACCAGACTTTTTATACGGGAACTAGTAATAATGTAGAAAAGCGAGTAAAGACGCACAATGCCGGCAAAGGTGCTAAGTACACGAAAGTTAGACGTCCGGTGCAACTCATGTATACCGAAGAACTAGCTAATAAATCCGCAGCCTTGAAACGGGAGATTGTAATCAAAAAGCTGACACGTCAACAAAAAGAACAACTTTTAAAAAGTCACGGAATAAATTGGCACGACTACTTGATTAAATAG
- a CDS encoding tRNA1(Val) (adenine(37)-N6)-methyltransferase: protein MSINSQDTIANSGIKINQDKELYSFNLDTILLYNFANPAKKGKVVDLCAGNGAIGLSLASKTSAKIYLVEIQKQLADLAQQSITDNHLASQVTLINDDLKNVQQYIAHDTVDTIVCNPPYFKVTDQTAIKDNAVLAIARHELKADLKDILSAIKVLLKENSHAYLVYRPQRLSDLLVTMNEEKLQAKRLRFVRTTSKKDANLVLVDAIKTVKTASLKVEPDLVIYDENHQLSKEADLIINGK from the coding sequence ATGTCGATTAATTCTCAAGATACGATTGCCAATAGCGGTATCAAGATCAATCAGGACAAAGAGCTCTATTCATTTAACCTTGATACTATTTTACTCTATAATTTCGCAAATCCCGCAAAAAAAGGCAAAGTTGTCGATTTATGTGCTGGCAATGGGGCCATCGGTTTATCTTTAGCTAGTAAAACTTCCGCCAAAATTTATTTAGTTGAAATTCAAAAACAACTCGCAGATTTGGCACAACAAAGCATCACAGATAATCATCTCGCTAGTCAAGTGACGTTGATCAATGATGATTTAAAAAACGTACAACAATACATCGCTCATGATACAGTTGATACGATCGTCTGCAATCCGCCATATTTTAAAGTGACTGATCAAACGGCAATCAAAGATAATGCCGTTTTAGCCATAGCTCGTCACGAACTAAAGGCTGATTTAAAAGATATTTTGTCAGCGATTAAAGTTTTACTCAAGGAAAATTCTCATGCCTATTTAGTTTATCGTCCACAACGACTCAGCGATTTGTTAGTAACGATGAATGAAGAGAAATTGCAAGCTAAGCGTCTAAGATTCGTCAGAACGACTTCTAAAAAAGATGCCAATTTAGTATTAGTCGACGCTATCAAAACCGTAAAGACCGCATCTTTGAAAGTAGAACCAGACTTAGTTATTTATGACGAAAATCATCAATTGAGTAAAGAGGCCGATTTAATAATCAATGGAAAGTAA
- the frr gene encoding ribosome recycling factor, translated as MTNKAITKAKENMSKSVDVLSRELANIRAGKANASILSNVRVMYYGTEVPLNQVASINIPEARVLMITPYDKSSLDDIEHAINSSDLGLNPANDGSVIRLVIPQLTGERRQEIAKQVGKEAESGRIAVRNVRREAMDDLKKQQKNNDITEDELHTLEKDVQKVTDDAIAQMDKLAADKEKEITEG; from the coding sequence ATGACAAATAAAGCTATTACAAAAGCAAAAGAGAATATGTCCAAGTCAGTTGACGTTTTGAGTCGTGAACTAGCTAATATTCGTGCCGGTAAGGCCAATGCTTCAATTTTAAGTAACGTAAGAGTTATGTATTATGGAACAGAAGTACCATTGAATCAAGTTGCTTCTATCAATATTCCTGAAGCACGTGTTTTGATGATCACACCTTATGACAAGTCTTCACTAGATGACATTGAACATGCTATCAACTCATCAGATTTGGGCTTAAATCCTGCTAATGACGGTAGTGTGATTCGTTTGGTTATTCCACAACTTACTGGTGAACGTAGACAAGAAATTGCCAAGCAAGTAGGTAAGGAAGCTGAAAGTGGACGTATTGCTGTTAGAAACGTTCGTCGTGAAGCTATGGATGATTTGAAGAAACAACAAAAGAACAATGATATCACAGAAGACGAATTGCATACTTTAGAAAAAGATGTTCAAAAAGTTACTGACGATGCCATTGCTCAAATGGATAAACTAGCTGCAGATAAGGAAAAGGAAATTACTGAAGGCTAA
- a CDS encoding isoprenyl transferase: MTEDIRKRLDPDASIPKHVAIIMDGNGRWAKRLGQPRIAGHKEGMNNVKTIATAASHLGVKVLSLYAFSTENWSRPSKEVNFLMRLPVDFFGTFMPDLIKENIKVLVTGFTDHLPDRTRKVVMKAVEDTKDNTGMILNFAFNYGGRAEIVHAAKELAIKAQDGSIDPTDIDDELFSSQLLTSQLGELADPDLLIRTSGEERISNFMLWQLAYSEMVFDKTLWPDYSVDNLIEDIQEFDRRDRRFGSV, translated from the coding sequence ATGACAGAAGATATTAGGAAGAGATTAGATCCAGATGCTTCGATTCCAAAGCATGTAGCAATTATTATGGATGGTAATGGACGGTGGGCTAAGAGATTAGGTCAACCAAGAATTGCTGGTCATAAAGAAGGCATGAACAATGTCAAAACGATTGCAACTGCTGCCAGTCATTTAGGTGTTAAAGTCTTGAGCCTTTATGCCTTTTCAACTGAAAATTGGAGTCGTCCTAGCAAAGAGGTCAATTTTTTGATGCGCCTACCAGTTGACTTCTTTGGGACATTTATGCCCGATTTAATCAAAGAAAATATTAAAGTATTGGTAACCGGATTTACGGACCATTTGCCTGATAGAACGAGAAAAGTAGTTATGAAAGCAGTTGAGGATACGAAGGATAATACCGGTATGATCCTCAACTTTGCTTTTAATTATGGCGGTCGTGCTGAAATTGTCCATGCAGCAAAAGAGTTGGCAATTAAAGCTCAGGATGGTTCAATAGATCCAACAGACATTGACGACGAATTGTTTTCTAGTCAATTATTAACTAGTCAATTGGGTGAGTTAGCTGACCCAGACTTGTTGATCAGAACTAGTGGCGAAGAGCGAATTTCTAATTTCATGTTATGGCAATTAGCCTATTCGGAAATGGTCTTTGATAAAACTCTTTGGCCTGATTATTCGGTTGATAATTTGATTGAGGATATTCAAGAATTCGATAGAAGAGATCGCCGTTTCGGTTCGGTCTAG
- a CDS encoding lysophospholipid acyltransferase family protein — MFYKVIRVLVRGLVFLLNGRYHVVGKENLPDKPYILVAPHRTWWEPIFFALVISPRDATFMAKKELFKNPILRFILVHAHAFPVDREHPGPSVIKTPVKALKKEGKVLIMFPSGTRYSEDLKGGAALIAKLSKAPLVPFVYQGPLTFGGLLKHQRITIGVGPEIDFDFKAKLDEAQTKQVNDDMEKAWDKIDNEIDPSFEYIPPKKKHK; from the coding sequence ATGTTTTATAAAGTAATTCGTGTTTTAGTTAGAGGACTAGTCTTCCTCTTAAACGGGCGTTATCACGTTGTTGGCAAGGAAAACTTGCCTGATAAGCCTTATATTCTAGTAGCACCTCATCGAACTTGGTGGGAGCCAATCTTCTTTGCTTTGGTAATCTCGCCACGTGATGCAACTTTTATGGCAAAAAAAGAACTCTTCAAGAATCCGATTTTAAGATTCATTTTAGTCCATGCCCACGCTTTCCCAGTCGATCGTGAACATCCTGGTCCTTCAGTAATCAAGACACCTGTTAAAGCCTTGAAAAAAGAAGGCAAAGTTTTGATCATGTTCCCTTCTGGAACTCGTTATTCAGAAGATTTAAAAGGTGGCGCTGCTTTAATAGCTAAACTTTCTAAGGCTCCGTTAGTTCCTTTTGTCTATCAAGGACCACTAACATTCGGCGGTCTTTTGAAACACCAAAGAATCACAATCGGAGTTGGTCCAGAAATCGACTTTGACTTCAAAGCTAAATTGGATGAAGCACAGACTAAACAAGTTAACGATGATATGGAAAAAGCTTGGGATAAAATCGATAATGAAATTGATCCCAGTTTTGAATATATCCCACCAAAAAAGAAACATAAATAA
- the tsf gene encoding translation elongation factor Ts, whose translation MAKITAAQVKELRDKTSVGMMDAKKALVAADGNMQEAIDKLREKGIAKAAKKSGNIAAEGLTHIEISGNKAAIIEVNSETDFVSSNDKFINLVNEIGKAVVANEPKTMDEALELKIGDQTINEAITGLTAVIGEKISLRRFQVLDKTDSQVFGSYLHNGGLIGAIVTLEGADEATAKDVAMHVAAVNPEFMDRDQVPADRLEHEKAIFTEETKAEGKPEKIIPRIVEGRLNKFLSEISLADQEFVKDSDMTVQQFVESKNGKLVSFVRYEVGEGIEKKQEDFAEEVKNQMK comes from the coding sequence ATGGCTAAAATTACTGCTGCTCAAGTTAAAGAATTACGTGATAAGACAAGCGTTGGTATGATGGATGCTAAGAAGGCATTGGTTGCTGCTGACGGTAATATGCAAGAAGCTATCGACAAACTTCGTGAAAAGGGTATTGCTAAGGCTGCCAAGAAGAGTGGTAACATTGCTGCTGAAGGTTTGACACATATCGAAATTTCAGGTAACAAGGCTGCTATCATCGAAGTTAATTCTGAAACTGACTTTGTTTCATCAAATGACAAATTTATCAACTTAGTAAACGAAATTGGTAAAGCTGTTGTTGCTAATGAACCAAAGACAATGGACGAAGCTTTGGAACTTAAGATTGGTGACCAAACAATCAACGAAGCTATCACTGGCTTAACAGCTGTTATCGGTGAAAAGATTTCATTGAGACGTTTCCAAGTTCTTGACAAGACTGATTCACAAGTATTCGGTTCATACCTACACAATGGTGGTTTGATCGGTGCTATCGTTACTCTTGAAGGTGCTGATGAAGCTACTGCTAAAGACGTTGCTATGCACGTTGCAGCCGTAAACCCTGAATTCATGGATCGTGATCAAGTTCCTGCTGATCGTCTAGAACATGAAAAAGCTATCTTCACTGAAGAAACTAAGGCTGAAGGTAAACCTGAAAAGATCATTCCTAGAATCGTTGAAGGCCGTCTAAACAAGTTCTTGTCAGAAATTAGTTTGGCTGACCAAGAATTCGTTAAGGATTCAGACATGACAGTTCAACAATTCGTTGAATCAAAGAATGGTAAGTTAGTTTCATTCGTTCGTTATGAAGTTGGCGAAGGTATCGAAAAGAAACAAGAAGACTTTGCTGAAGAAGTAAAGAACCAAATGAAGTAA
- the pyrH gene encoding UMP kinase has translation MPNIKYKRIILKVSGEALAGEKGFGINPPVIKKIAEQIKSVHDLGVEVAIVCGGGNIWRGETGAEMGMDRAQADYMGMMATVMNGLALQDGLENIGVPTRVQTSIEMRQVAEPYIRRRAVRHLEKGRVVIFAGGTGNPYFSTDTTSVLRAAEIEADVILMAKNDVDGVYSADPKKDPNAKKYSELSQLDIINKNLGVMDTTASSLSMDNNIPLIVFNLNKPENIKKVVQGENIGTIIKGGNDDK, from the coding sequence ATGCCTAATATCAAGTATAAAAGAATTATCTTAAAAGTTTCTGGTGAAGCTTTAGCTGGAGAAAAAGGATTTGGCATTAATCCCCCAGTTATCAAAAAAATCGCTGAACAAATTAAAAGTGTTCATGATTTAGGTGTTGAAGTTGCCATTGTTTGTGGTGGTGGAAACATCTGGCGTGGTGAAACTGGTGCTGAAATGGGTATGGATCGTGCTCAAGCAGATTACATGGGTATGATGGCTACAGTTATGAATGGTCTAGCTTTACAAGATGGTTTGGAAAATATTGGTGTCCCAACTCGTGTGCAAACTTCAATTGAAATGCGTCAAGTTGCAGAACCATATATCAGAAGAAGAGCCGTTAGACATCTAGAAAAAGGCCGTGTAGTTATTTTTGCCGGTGGAACTGGTAATCCATACTTCTCAACTGATACTACTTCAGTACTACGTGCTGCTGAAATTGAAGCTGATGTTATTTTGATGGCTAAGAATGATGTTGATGGTGTTTATTCAGCTGATCCTAAGAAAGATCCAAATGCTAAGAAGTATTCAGAATTGTCACAACTTGATATTATCAATAAGAACCTCGGTGTTATGGATACAACAGCTTCTTCATTGTCAATGGATAACAATATTCCATTGATCGTCTTCAACTTGAACAAGCCAGAAAACATCAAGAAGGTTGTTCAAGGCGAAAATATCGGAACAATTATAAAGGGTGGTAATGATGACAAATAA
- the rpsB gene encoding 30S ribosomal protein S2 — MSVISMKQLLEAGVHFGHQTRRWNPKMKPFIFTQRNGIYIIDLQKTVRMIDDAYNYMKAVAGDDGIFLFVGTKKQAQDAVAEEATRAGQYYVNHRWLGGTLTNWNTIQKRIKRLKDIKAMAEDGTFDRLPKKEVALLQKQQAKLERFLGGIEDMPRIPDVMFIVDPHKENIAVNEAKKLNIPIVAMVDTNTDPDPIDVIIPSNDDAIRAVRLITSKMADAIVEGKQGEEAVSDADFAKDDNNDENSDAADAKSIEDLAQAKNTSEDNK, encoded by the coding sequence ATGTCAGTTATTTCTATGAAACAACTTCTTGAAGCCGGTGTACATTTCGGTCACCAAACAAGAAGATGGAACCCTAAGATGAAGCCATTTATCTTTACACAAAGAAATGGTATTTACATCATTGATTTACAAAAAACAGTACGCATGATCGACGATGCATACAACTATATGAAGGCTGTTGCCGGTGATGATGGAATTTTCCTATTCGTTGGTACAAAGAAACAAGCCCAAGACGCTGTTGCTGAAGAAGCTACACGTGCCGGTCAATACTACGTTAACCACCGTTGGTTAGGTGGAACTTTGACTAACTGGAACACAATCCAAAAACGTATCAAGAGATTAAAGGACATCAAGGCAATGGCTGAAGATGGTACTTTTGATCGTCTACCTAAGAAAGAAGTTGCTTTACTACAAAAGCAACAAGCTAAGCTTGAAAGATTCCTTGGTGGTATCGAAGATATGCCAAGAATTCCAGATGTTATGTTCATTGTTGATCCTCACAAGGAAAACATTGCTGTTAACGAAGCTAAGAAGCTTAACATTCCTATCGTAGCTATGGTTGATACAAACACAGATCCAGATCCTATCGATGTTATCATTCCTTCAAACGATGATGCTATTCGTGCCGTTAGATTAATCACATCTAAGATGGCTGATGCTATCGTTGAAGGTAAACAAGGTGAAGAAGCTGTTTCAGATGCAGACTTTGCTAAGGATGACAACAACGACGAAAATTCTGATGCTGCTGATGCAAAATCTATCGAAGATTTAGCACAAGCTAAGAACACAAGCGAAGATAACAAATAA